The following proteins are encoded in a genomic region of Zea mays cultivar B73 chromosome 9, Zm-B73-REFERENCE-NAM-5.0, whole genome shotgun sequence:
- the LOC100304358 gene encoding Adenine nucleotide transporter BT1, chloroplastic/amyloplastic/mitochondrial-like produces MAAMMVAMTARSKNSILPMEKKQGWSIQLPELRFPWDSHEDKGFSLSLQGSGPSHGGLFASVGLKVSTGAPAVAPGPGDKDIKIPFTDHCMKYVSEAVGYQVISTEAESVEEVVDAKAKKAAKKRGLQLKIKIGNPHLRRLVSGAIAGAVSRTCVAPLETIRTHLMVGSNGDSMTEVFQSIMNTEGWTGLFRGNLVNVIRVAPSKAIELFAFDTAKKFLTPKADESPKTFLPPSLIAGALAGVSSTLCTYPLELIKTRLTIEKDVYNNFLHAFVKILREEGPSELYRGLTPSLIGVVPYAATNYYAYDTLKKLYRKTFKQEEISNIATLLIGSAAGAISSTATFPLEVARKQMQVGAVGGRQVYKNVFHALYCIMEKEGVGGLYKGLGPSCIKLMPAAGISFMCYEACKKILVEDNEDSE; encoded by the exons ATGGCGGCAATGATGGTGGCGATGACTGCGAGGAGCAAGAACAGCATATTACCCATGGAGAAGAAGCAGGGCTGGTCTATTCAGCTACCAGAGCTCCGGTTCCCTTGGGATTCACATGAAGACAAGGGTTTCTCTCTGAGTCTGCAAGGATCTGGACCTTCTCATGGCGGCCTGTTTGCTAGCGTGGGTCTTAAAGTGTCGACAGGTGCCCCAGCAGTGGCGCCCGGACCGGGTGACAAGGATATTAAGATTCCATTCACTGATCATTGTATGAAGTACGTGTCTGAGGCAGTTGGGTACCAGGTTATTAGCACTGAAGCGGAGTcagtggaggaggtggtggatgcTAAGGCAAAGAAGGCAGCCAAGAAACGTGGGCTGCAGCTGAAAATTAAGATTGGGAACCCACATTTGAGGAGGCTGGTTAGTGGAGCTATTGCAGGTGCTGTTTCCAGGACTTGTGTGGCACCACTGGAGACGATCAGGACTCACTTGATGGTTGGGAGCAACGGTGACTCCATGACAGAGGTGTTCCAGTCAATCATGAACACTGAGGGGTGGACTGGGCTTTTCCGTGGGAATCTTGTCAATGTTATCCGAGTTGCGCCAAGCAAAGCAATTGAG CTTTTTGCTTTTGATACTGCCAAGAAATTCTTGACTCCAAAGGCTGATGAGTCTCCAAAGACCTTCCTACCTCCATCACTTATTGCTGGAGCACTTGCAGGAGTCAGCTCAACCCTGTGCACATATCCTTTGGAGTTGATTAAGACCAGATTGACGATAGAG AAAGATGTCTAtaacaacttcctccatgctttcGTCAAGATTTTACGAGAAGAAGGTCCATCAGAGCTCTACCGTGGTCTGACACCAAGTCTGATAGGAGTGGTGCCATATGCCGCGACTAATTACTACGCCTATGACACCCTAAAGAAGCTCTATAGGAAGACGTTCAAGCAGGAGGAGATCAGCAACATCGCAACTCTCCTAATTGGTTCAGCCGCTGGTGCCATCTCCAGCACTGCCACCTTCCCTCTTGAGGTGGCCCGCAAGCAAATGCAGGTAGGAGCAGTAGGAGGGAGGCAGGTCTACAAGAATGTGTTCCATGCGCTCTACTGCATAATGGAGAAGGAAGGGGTTGGCGGCCTGTACAAGGGGCTCGGACCGAGCTGCATCAAGTTGATGCCTGCAGCAGGCATCTCGTTCATGTGCTACGAGGCCTGTAAGAAGATCCTGGTCGAAGACAATGAGGATAGTGAGTGA